In the Flavobacterium acetivorans genome, one interval contains:
- a CDS encoding RagB/SusD family nutrient uptake outer membrane protein, producing MNINTFLKRYCTKTVCYCRILSMVTLLFIVFMLHSCNEFTENDTPVSELDTAAVFEEKNTAYGAMANVFAQMRDNGMLTGKTTGMQKEMGLYADELIWYGNTTQNSANFFYNTLIPTHPTLANWWNNSYSQIYAANAVIEGVAGSTKLLQADKDQLTGEAKFARAFVHFYVLQLWANVPYVTGTDYRYNSTLKRLPTAEVYAKIIEDLESATTLLPEEYTNPTRVRPNSYTAQALLARVYLYAGMWPEAVNSASRVLNKTGTYTWITELNNVFLKESRATIWQYAPRTPTRNTDEGTTFIFNAGPPNSVALTSSLINAFETADQRKAKWIRSISKEGTTWYHAYKYKKTGSNTPQLEFSIVLRLAEMYLIRAEARARQGELSNAKEDLNVIRNTAGLGNTAAVTQDEILDAILHERQVELFSEFGHRFFDLRRFGALDRTLSGIKADWNNTDNLLPLPQNELNLNPNIGPQNSGY from the coding sequence ATGAATATCAATACCTTTTTAAAACGATATTGTACCAAAACGGTATGCTATTGCAGAATTCTTTCAATGGTAACTCTATTATTTATTGTATTTATGCTTCATAGTTGCAATGAATTTACGGAGAACGATACGCCAGTATCGGAACTAGATACCGCTGCTGTTTTTGAAGAAAAAAATACAGCCTATGGCGCAATGGCAAATGTTTTTGCGCAAATGCGAGACAATGGCATGCTAACAGGAAAAACAACTGGAATGCAGAAAGAAATGGGATTGTATGCCGATGAACTTATATGGTATGGAAATACTACGCAGAACTCGGCTAATTTTTTCTATAATACGCTTATTCCTACACATCCCACTTTGGCAAACTGGTGGAATAACAGCTATAGTCAGATCTATGCTGCCAATGCTGTAATTGAGGGAGTAGCTGGATCGACAAAACTCTTGCAGGCTGATAAGGATCAGTTAACAGGGGAAGCAAAATTTGCCAGAGCTTTTGTTCATTTTTATGTTTTACAGCTGTGGGCTAATGTGCCTTACGTTACGGGAACAGATTATAGATATAACAGTACCCTAAAACGTTTGCCTACAGCAGAAGTATACGCAAAGATTATTGAAGATTTAGAATCTGCAACGACATTGTTGCCTGAGGAATACACCAACCCGACACGAGTGCGGCCTAATTCGTACACCGCGCAAGCCTTATTGGCAAGAGTCTATCTGTATGCCGGAATGTGGCCTGAGGCAGTCAACAGTGCTTCTAGAGTACTGAATAAGACTGGTACTTATACATGGATTACTGAACTAAATAACGTGTTTTTAAAAGAAAGTAGAGCCACCATCTGGCAATATGCTCCAAGGACACCAACAAGGAATACCGATGAGGGTACTACTTTTATATTTAATGCAGGTCCGCCAAATTCTGTAGCATTGACTAGTTCTTTAATAAATGCATTTGAGACAGCTGATCAACGCAAGGCTAAATGGATTCGATCAATAAGTAAAGAAGGTACCACTTGGTATCATGCTTATAAGTACAAGAAAACAGGCAGTAATACTCCCCAACTTGAATTTTCAATAGTGTTACGTCTTGCTGAAATGTATCTTATTCGTGCGGAAGCTCGTGCAAGACAAGGCGAACTTAGTAATGCTAAAGAGGATCTTAATGTAATCAGGAATACTGCTGGTCTTGGAAACACTGCTGCAGTTACCCAAGATGAAATACTGGATGCCATACTGCATGAACGACAAGTGGAATTGTTTAGTGAGTTTGGCCACCGCTTCTTTGACCTGAGACGTTTTGGTGCACTAGACAGGACATTATCGGGTATTAAAGCTGATTGGAACAACACTGATAACTTGCTGCCACTACCACAGAACGAGTTGAACCTGAACCCTAATATTGGGCCTCAAAACTCGGGTTATTAA
- a CDS encoding S9 family peptidase: MKASFYSIGRSFLDRSCHSAFLFLFFVFVSCPLMGQVLQKKVVTREDYPQWHYMDAEAISDDGNWISYRNYYSSTDSLFVKHRRSAQLYSFAKGKDGAFVANHFVCHTPDSIVHIISLKNGVERKLRNVKTFTVSKAFIVASEYGKIGNLLSVYTLDGVLLRTETEVESFSVSPDTKLMAVAVKKENAYQVLLINMEDIKKQKIIAESEKRGPFLNPSWSNDSKAIAFMNYDEKESQLFYYDLGEKKLLTFSTNDVKFPQTMNLIPSRKLTIAKNNKRVFFKIKQRKEFDIERKENDVQVWNAADKHIYPRHIVTEGYSKNPKQAMWEPETGSFLQITDSIQPYGAFPDNESFALTFNAKDYEPQSKSVPDKDLYIRNLGTGQSKLVLRRHVGGEYNLLASRNGKYICYFKEGQWYVYNIAQGTHGLISGNLPYTLSVESDTEKEEIGYGNPGWTTEGECLLYDQFDIWKVQSDGSNPVRLTNGREQGIIFRIVAQSKEQTQTIADRIFTNGEFDLNSSLLLSARAVDYSYNGFYLLKPGKGMTKICYVNKSVTGIMKSERGDYAWVEEAVDEPRRIMVAKVGGKANSVVESNAHHKKFNWTKLQMIHYTNVKGESLQGLLYYPSGYDKNKRYPMIVHLYEKQSYQRHSYVNPKMNNGDGFNISNLTAKGYFVLLPDITYEVGNVGFSALDCVEAAVKEVKKLALIDDAKIGLIGHSFGGNETDFIITQSNLFACAVAGAATTNYLSSYLSVAQILGIPNFFKMEYGQARMKLSPYENMEWYLKNSPVMHAANVNTPLLSWTGLKDPQVEPRQSFEFYMALRRLGKTHILLAYPNEGHGMGKKENAIDLTTKIEEWFDHYLKGMNAPTWK, translated from the coding sequence ATGAAGGCTTCATTTTATAGTATTGGACGTAGCTTTTTAGATAGGAGTTGTCATTCCGCTTTTTTGTTTCTTTTTTTTGTATTCGTTTCCTGTCCTTTGATGGGGCAGGTGTTACAAAAGAAGGTTGTAACAAGAGAAGATTATCCCCAGTGGCATTATATGGATGCCGAAGCGATTTCTGATGATGGAAATTGGATTAGCTACCGTAACTATTATAGCTCAACTGATTCGTTATTTGTTAAACACCGAAGGTCTGCCCAACTTTATAGTTTTGCAAAGGGTAAAGACGGGGCTTTTGTAGCTAATCATTTCGTTTGCCATACTCCTGACAGCATCGTTCATATTATTTCGTTGAAGAATGGGGTGGAAAGGAAATTGAGAAATGTTAAAACCTTTACGGTTTCTAAGGCTTTTATTGTAGCATCGGAGTACGGTAAAATTGGGAATTTGTTATCCGTTTATACTTTAGATGGTGTTTTATTGCGCACTGAAACAGAAGTAGAATCTTTTTCTGTTAGTCCTGATACTAAACTTATGGCAGTGGCGGTGAAAAAAGAAAATGCCTATCAAGTACTGCTTATAAATATGGAGGATATTAAAAAGCAAAAAATCATAGCGGAAAGTGAAAAAAGAGGACCTTTCCTAAACCCTAGCTGGTCAAATGACAGCAAAGCAATTGCCTTTATGAATTATGATGAAAAGGAGTCACAACTTTTTTATTACGATTTAGGCGAAAAAAAACTCCTAACATTTTCTACCAATGATGTTAAATTCCCCCAAACGATGAATTTAATACCGTCAAGGAAATTAACTATAGCAAAGAACAACAAGCGTGTTTTCTTTAAAATAAAGCAACGCAAGGAATTTGATATTGAGCGGAAAGAAAATGATGTACAGGTATGGAATGCAGCTGACAAACATATTTATCCACGTCACATTGTGACAGAGGGGTATTCGAAGAACCCGAAGCAAGCTATGTGGGAACCCGAAACTGGTAGCTTCTTGCAGATTACAGATTCGATACAGCCTTATGGCGCATTCCCAGATAACGAAAGCTTTGCTTTGACATTTAATGCAAAGGATTATGAGCCACAGAGCAAATCGGTACCTGATAAGGATCTATACATTAGAAATCTTGGTACTGGACAAAGTAAGTTAGTGCTTCGCAGACATGTTGGTGGAGAATACAATCTTTTAGCTTCGCGGAACGGGAAATATATCTGCTATTTTAAGGAAGGGCAGTGGTATGTTTATAATATTGCACAGGGGACTCATGGATTAATTAGCGGTAATCTGCCTTATACCTTAAGCGTTGAAAGTGATACTGAGAAAGAGGAAATTGGCTACGGTAATCCCGGATGGACTACGGAAGGAGAATGTTTGTTGTATGATCAATTTGATATCTGGAAAGTTCAATCAGACGGATCTAATCCAGTACGTTTAACAAACGGACGTGAGCAGGGCATCATTTTTAGGATTGTTGCACAAAGTAAAGAGCAAACACAAACTATAGCCGACAGGATATTTACTAATGGAGAATTTGACCTTAATAGTTCACTGCTATTAAGTGCGAGGGCTGTTGATTATTCCTATAACGGGTTTTACTTATTGAAGCCAGGAAAGGGAATGACAAAAATCTGCTATGTGAATAAAAGTGTAACCGGAATAATGAAATCTGAAAGAGGTGATTATGCGTGGGTAGAAGAAGCTGTAGATGAGCCCCGACGTATCATGGTTGCAAAGGTTGGCGGTAAAGCTAATTCTGTGGTTGAGAGTAATGCACATCATAAAAAATTTAACTGGACCAAATTGCAGATGATACATTATACAAATGTAAAGGGTGAATCTTTACAGGGACTCTTGTATTACCCATCTGGATACGATAAAAATAAGCGCTATCCGATGATAGTACATCTTTATGAAAAGCAATCGTACCAACGGCATTCTTATGTTAATCCCAAGATGAATAACGGAGATGGTTTTAACATCAGCAATCTTACTGCTAAAGGGTATTTCGTTTTGCTTCCGGATATTACCTATGAGGTTGGCAATGTTGGATTTTCAGCCTTAGATTGTGTGGAAGCCGCAGTGAAAGAAGTAAAAAAATTAGCTCTAATTGATGATGCGAAAATTGGTTTAATTGGACACTCTTTCGGAGGCAATGAAACAGATTTCATTATCACCCAAAGTAATTTGTTTGCCTGTGCGGTCGCAGGAGCCGCTACCACGAATTATTTAAGTTCCTACTTATCGGTTGCCCAGATTTTAGGGATTCCAAACTTTTTCAAAATGGAATATGGACAGGCCAGGATGAAACTCTCTCCCTACGAGAATATGGAATGGTATCTGAAGAATTCGCCAGTGATGCATGCTGCGAATGTGAATACGCCGCTGTTATCCTGGACAGGACTGAAAGATCCGCAGGTAGAACCGAGGCAAAGCTTTGAGTTTTATATGGCGTTGCGACGATTGGGCAAAACGCATATCCTGCTGGCTTACCCTAATGAGGGACATGGTATGGGAAAGAAAGAAAATGCAATAGACCTAACAACAAAAATTGAGGAATGGTTTGATCATTACCTTAAGGGGATGAATGCTCCGACATGGAAATAG
- a CDS encoding DUF6520 family protein has protein sequence MKKLIVPMLVIVAAATSAFSTDASAKRGSSLVPGYIPNNPQGTDCTQKNDCSTVNNGPVCRVGQVDEGAQLFIMDANDECILTGYKP, from the coding sequence ATGAAAAAATTAATTGTACCAATGCTGGTAATTGTTGCAGCAGCAACCAGTGCATTCAGTACGGATGCATCAGCAAAAAGAGGTTCATCTCTTGTACCGGGATATATTCCTAATAATCCACAAGGTACGGATTGTACACAAAAAAATGATTGCAGTACCGTGAATAACGGCCCTGTTTGTCGCGTAGGACAAGTAGACGAAGGAGCGCAATTATTTATTATGGACGCTAATGACGAGTGTATACTTACCGGTTATAAACCATAA